A region from the Longimicrobiaceae bacterium genome encodes:
- a CDS encoding heparan-alpha-glucosaminide N-acetyltransferase domain-containing protein, with the protein MDRSATLPPPSAARPPEPVPVAAPPSRLVSLDVFRGITIAGMLLVNNPGTWAHVYDPLEHAKWHGWTPTDLIFPFFLFIVGVAMTFSFAAQREKGATRGAMLGKVAKRSAVLVLLGLVLAAFPFYGLDPGTLRIPGVLQRIGVAFLLASAVVLFAGPRAQAAVAALLLLGYWAAMRWVPVPGHGAGSLEPDSNLAAYVDRAVLGTAHLWKSSKTWDPEGLLSTLPAVATVLLGVLAGRWLRSERSPAEKAVWMFLAGNAGLLLGLAWHEAFPINKNLWTSSYVVFTAGMALHFLAACYWLVDVQGWRRWAFPFVLFGMNAIAAFFLSGIMARVLTLVKWAGPAGDPVTLKGWLYETLFASWLAPLNASLAFAVCFVLFWLGVMWMFYRRRIFIKV; encoded by the coding sequence ATGGACCGGTCCGCCACGCTCCCTCCGCCCTCCGCCGCCCGCCCTCCCGAGCCGGTGCCCGTCGCCGCGCCGCCCTCGCGGCTGGTCTCGCTGGACGTGTTCCGGGGGATCACCATCGCCGGGATGCTGCTGGTCAACAACCCCGGCACGTGGGCGCACGTGTACGACCCGCTGGAGCACGCGAAGTGGCACGGCTGGACGCCCACCGACCTGATCTTCCCCTTCTTCCTCTTCATCGTGGGCGTGGCGATGACCTTCTCCTTCGCGGCGCAGCGGGAGAAGGGCGCCACGCGCGGCGCGATGCTGGGGAAGGTGGCGAAGCGCTCCGCCGTCCTGGTCCTGCTGGGGCTGGTGCTGGCCGCCTTCCCCTTCTACGGCCTGGACCCGGGGACGCTGCGGATCCCGGGGGTGCTGCAGCGGATCGGGGTGGCGTTCCTGCTGGCCTCAGCCGTGGTGCTCTTCGCCGGGCCGCGCGCGCAGGCGGCCGTCGCCGCCCTCCTCCTCCTGGGGTACTGGGCCGCGATGCGGTGGGTGCCGGTGCCGGGGCACGGCGCGGGGAGCCTGGAGCCGGACTCCAACCTGGCGGCGTACGTGGACCGCGCCGTGCTGGGCACGGCGCACCTGTGGAAGTCGTCGAAGACCTGGGACCCCGAGGGGCTGCTCAGCACCCTCCCCGCCGTGGCGACGGTGCTCCTGGGGGTGCTCGCCGGGCGCTGGCTCCGCTCCGAGCGCTCCCCGGCGGAGAAGGCGGTGTGGATGTTCCTGGCGGGGAACGCGGGGCTGCTGCTGGGGCTCGCGTGGCACGAGGCGTTCCCCATCAACAAGAACCTGTGGACCAGCTCGTACGTGGTGTTCACGGCGGGGATGGCGCTCCACTTCCTCGCTGCCTGCTACTGGCTGGTGGACGTGCAGGGGTGGCGCCGCTGGGCCTTCCCCTTCGTCCTCTTCGGGATGAACGCCATCGCGGCCTTCTTCCTGTCCGGGATCATGGCGCGCGTGCTCACCCTGGTGAAGTGGGCGGGTCCCGCGGGCGACCCGGTGACGCTCAAGGGGTGGCTGTACGAGACGCTCTTCGCCTCCTGGCTGGCCCCGCTGAACGCCTCGCTCGCCTTCGCGGTCTGCTTCGTACTCTTCTGGCTGGGGGTGATGTGGATGTTCTACCGCCGGCGGATCTTCAT